From Plasmodium chabaudi chabaudi strain AS genome assembly, chromosome: 12, the proteins below share one genomic window:
- a CDS encoding conserved Plasmodium protein, unknown function (pfam_scan;Pfam:PF00307.27; E()=5.9E-6;score=26.3;query 46-143;description=CH;~iprscan;InterPro:IPR001715 : Calponin-like actin-binding;Pfam:PF00307; score=1.3E-7;query 46-148;description=Calponin homology domain;~iprscan;InterPro:IPR001715 : Calponin-like actin-binding;Prosite:PS50021; score=13.716;query 40-148;description=Calponin homology domain;~iprscan;InterPro:IPR036872 : CH domain superfamily;Superfamily:SSF47576; score=5.89E-11;query 45-151;description=CH domain superfamily), with protein MCQAMIVNYENKGQGYNDITKSTWYAKNKENLNKTKYLEIDSFSVIIDWINSLLICNNILNAYNIYEEIKDGVIILKLIKIYNPEIEIRGIFLKAVKKKCAIKNLEKALSIIYMNNPYYYSLVSSTDIYEKKKKKVNILLIQLFDKFEFQNLKNISAPLLNWYNYTLKKMKLPLDSKTINNPFHIINNKPIDCYNEKGKYLYRRKGLEIGIQKDNIEEEIAVGDNMKRNMSSNFVKERKIKTKSNALKNFITYILYKDKEECQNGTSYIVKDFSDCIKIFFILYRYGYICIEELQIVIKSNRRNNFFFLHELLRKLNIPIVLKNQYLNNPSEVAILLQLKYIQCFIHNNGYSKAIDLKKYYFPFLALHKKGVNTTTKCGGNGVLRRDSKHNYNRNYEQTGKQFLNVRDEKDINDNKREYSNDHKSEVYEKGKYKICKGIPNSETDKIKQIHDSKDWDGKGEQVNQVNCYNLSNDMKNLFEGTNNGIFNSPIKIYQNKERACPLQGKKEKKNYAHQNEKGNHISINNYLEKEPLAITPINMLRKMFHQQIKENMNIHKANIMKI; from the coding sequence ATGTGTCAAGCCATGATTGtcaattatgaaaataaaggaCAGGGTTACAATGATATTACTAAGTCTACCTGGTAtgctaaaaataaagaaaatttgaATAAGACAAAATATTTGGAAATCGATTCGTTTTCTGTTATAATTGATTGGATAAATAGTCttttaatatgtaataatatattaaatgcttataatatatatgaagaaataaaagatggagtaattattttaaagttaataaaaatatataacccTGAAATAGAAATTCGTGGGATATTTCTTAAAgctgttaaaaaaaaatgcgctataaaaaatttggaaaaagcattatcaattatatatatgaataatccatattattattccttAGTTTCGTCTACagatatttatgaaaaaaaaaagaaaaaagttaatattctattaatacaattatttgataaatttgaatttcaaaatttaaaaaatatatcagcACCTTTACTTAATTGGTATAATTATactcttaaaaaaatgaaactaCCACTTGATTctaaaacaataaataatccttttcatattataaacaataaaCCAATAGATTGTTACAATGAAAAAgggaaatatttatatcgtAGAAAAGGTCTTGAAATTGGTATACAAAAAGACAACATCGAAGAAGAAATTGCAGTAGGTGACAATatgaaaagaaatatgtcctctaattttgtaaaagaacgtaaaataaaaactaaATCAAACGctctaaaaaattttattacatatatattatataaggACAAAGAAGAGTGCCAAAATGGGACGTCATATATTGTCAAAGATTTTTCAgattgtataaaaatatttttcatattatatagataTGGCTATATCTGTATTGAAGAATTACAAATTGTGATAAAATCAAACAGgcgaaataattttttttttttacatgaaTTGCTTAGAAAGTTGAATATAccaattgttttaaaaaatcaatatttaaataatccaTCGGAAGTTGCAATTCTTTTgcaattaaaatatatacaatgtTTTATTCATAACAATGGTTATTCAAAAGCTATTGActtaaaaaagtattattttccttttctcGCGTTGCATAAAAAGGGTGTTAATACTACTACCAAGTGTGGTGGCAATGGCGTATTAAGAAGGGATAGTaaacataattataatcgaaattatgaacaaacGGGTAagcaatttttaaatgtgcGGGATGAAAAAGacataaatgataataagaGAGAATATAGCAACGATCATAAAAGCGAGGTATATGAAAAAGggaaatacaaaatttgcAAAGGGATCCCTAATTCAGAAAcagataaaataaagcaaaTTCATGATAGTAAAGATTGGGATGGAAAAGGAGAGCAAGTAAACCAAGTGAattgttataatttatcaaatgATATGAAAAACTTATTTGAAGGTACAAATAATGGAATTTTTAATTCGCctatcaaaatatatcaaaataaagaacGAGCATGTCCTCTTCAAggtaaaaaagaaaaaaaaaattatgcacACCAAAATGAAAAGGGCAATCATAtttcaataaataattatttagaaAAGGAACCACTCGCAATTACtccaataaatatgttaagAAAAATGTTCCATCAGCagattaaagaaaatatgaatattcatAAGGCAAACATAATGAAAATCTAA
- a CDS encoding serine/threonine protein kinase, FIKK family (pfam_scan;Pfam:PF00069.21; E()=1.1E-8;score=34.6;query 780-863;description=Pkinase;~iprscan;InterPro:IPR008266 : Tyrosine protein kinase, active site;Prosite:PS00109; score=1.0;query 833-845;description=Tyrosine-protein kinase, active site;~iprscan;InterPro:IPR011009 : Protein kinase-like;Superfamily:SSF56112; score=1.86E-23;query 709-1015;description=Protein kinase-like domain superfamily;~iprscan;InterPro:IPR000719 : Protein kinase, core;SMART:SM00220; score=5.4E-5;query 648-1014;description=Protein kinase domain;~iprscan;InterPro:IPR000719 : Protein kinase, core;Prosite:PS50011; score=16.952;query 648-1014;description=Protein kinase domain;~iprscan;InterPro:IPR000719 : Protein kinase, core;Pfam:PF00069; score=1.1E-8;query 780-863;description=Protein kinase domain): protein MIDSVDKIEYSKEKTLTCNGGNEHSEQDELLLKYKKTLDMNTTENGIICDGTNKLEQLNVNKISNSLKKSIYTESGNKDSSYFQNIKEISKKNENNNYKEVNNIYNKNIIGTKYYDQSIKDSISDKSSKETICPLECDNNHNSANVINYQNSDQKNEIKNMEKNKSFDYCNDIYKSDKTNKEIKNYETNHEKLVYLEKNNLISNNCNDIEYVNDTTVDYISLKNLSQYSINESSFKENNSNDINNYKKFDHIINVNDSNDVCDNNKSNTYSDSKNVGHHGETDKLHSNQINSNTYVIDENDFHNNKNLHINKEMNISKKKNDTTLKKSGIYEYKKYEKNKGVEGYYHNDNSEISLRNVKCENSTSAYNEIINNNRNPHYMVPPSQVVCNKSNNNKKKDNMIYYESRRNIDKMGGRPTDMNSRMVVKINENIESKEVNENMVAYKDMHRSNRNSINCRDTKIENYCNNINQNYHNNCNSSYYNPITENDIIHNEMDYNNSQGKRYYLAPPKKNDGTKYSKNQMLMISKQKIKKMWNKFKHGSSKDQTVGSTVDDENSMFPNGIENSGNIQQKVQIYNDYYELNNIHHNNGYKDCINKPIKWVKNNNNIEKPIQSKCIFNWKIAQMSLLKLLHSAHNFHFNNVKYSDWKFVCIPTLGFSKSSNRVQQMYKAIVPSKDGNSKNDMKLFIKKIPIYIWVKQFNLMTEYDGEYVTDGENFVMEAASLAFLSEYHPRIAPKLHKILYEVDSNNLDNLSNLIPSESMFGNLTVFNSVLAERLKNNINGNIVLVSEFFSEDILDFIDRRQKNFNMKISNNEKSYILYQCLKLLIRLHDAGLSHLDLTPENILISDNYEMRLCDLSKSTPIYTYNLRHIKDANRLYLFESCEPTIAKGAYMPPECWKIYWKYDTMKIKNPLKDLKSITDQEKRKQFYFDVANADKFMLGVFFFWIWTNGNLWKCSDPLQDEDFFYFVKCDMNFDKFELTRKWPSELKSIIKGLLHAETRKKLNLKDMIMHPWWSCKL, encoded by the exons ATGATTGATTCAGTAGATAAGATTGAATATTCCAAAGAAAAGACACTAACATGCAATGGAGGCAACGAGCACAGTGAACAAGATGAGcttttgttaaaatataaaaaaactttGGATATGAATACAACAGAAAATGGGATAATATGTGATGGAACAAACAAATTAGAACAGCttaatgtaaataaaatatctaattctttaaaaaaaagtatttatACTGAAAGTGGTAACAAAGATTCATCTTactttcaaaatataaaagaaatttctaaaaaaaatgaaaacaacaattataaagaggttaataatatatataataaaaatataattggcacaaaatattatgatcaAAGTATAAAGGATAGTATTTCAGATAAAAGTAGCAAAGAAACGATTTGCCCTTTGGAATGTGATAATAATCATAACTCAGCTaatgtaataaattatcaaaacagtgatcaaaaaaatgaaataaaaaatatggaaaaaaataaatctttTGATTATtgtaatgatatatataaaagtgATAAAAccaataaagaaataaagaattatgAAACTAACCATGAAAAGTTAGTATATCTCGAAAAGAATAACTTAATAAGTAACAATTGTAATGATATAGAATATGTAAATGACACTACTGTCgattatatttcattaaagAATTTGTCTCAATACTCAATAAATGAATCTTCATTTAAAGAGAATAACtcaaatgatataaataattataaaaaattcgatcatataataaatgtaaatgATTCGAATGATGTCtgtgataataataagagCAATACATATAGTGATTCCAAAAATGTGGGCCATCATGGGGAGACAGACAAATTGCATAGTAACCAAATAAATAGCAATACTTATGTGAtagatgaaaatgattttcacaataataaaaatttacatataaataaagaaatgaatatttcaaaaaagaaaaatgataCTACATTAAAGAAAAGTggaatatatgaatataagaAGTATGAAAAGAATAAAGGGGTAGAAGGATATTATCATAATGACAACTCTGAAATTAGTCTTAGAAATGTGAAATGTGAAAATAGTACGAGTgcatataatgaaataattaataataatcgaAACCCTCATTATATGGTACCACCATCTCAGGTAGTATGTAACAagagtaataataataagaaaaaggacaacatgatatattatgagTCTAGGAGAAATATAGACAAGATGGGAGGTAGACCGACAGACATGAACAGTAGAATGGtagttaaaataaatgaaaatatagaatCTAAAGAagttaatgaaaatatggtAGCATATAAAGATATGCATAGATCAAATAGGAACAGTATCAACTGTAGAGatacaaaaatagaaaactattgtaataatattaatcaaaattatcataataattgtaataGTAGTTATTATAATCCTATTActgaaaatgatattataCACAATGAAATggattataataatagtcAAGGAAAAAGATATTATTTAGCTCCtcctaaaaaaaatgatggcacaaaatattcaaaaaatcaAATGTTAATGATATCTAAacaaaagataaaaaaaatgtggaataaatttaaacatGGTTCATCAAAAGATCAAACAGTAGGTTCCACAGttgatgatgaaaatagtaTGTTTCCAAATGGTATCGAAAATAGTGGTAATATACAACAAAAagttcaaatatataatgattattacgaattaaataatattcatcaTAATAATGGATATAAAGATTGTATTAATAAACCTATTAAATgggtaaaaaataataataatatagaaaagCCAATACAATCTAAATGTATATTCAATTGGAAAATAGCTCAAATGTcgttattaaaattgttacaTAGTGcacataattttcattttaataatgtgAAATATTCCGATTGGAAATTTGTATGTATACCTACACTTGGATTTTCAAAATCAAGTAATAGAGTTCAACAAATGTATAAAGCAATTGTTCCATCAAAAGATGGAAATAGTAAGAATGAtatgaaattatttataaaaaaaattcctatatatatatgggtTAAACAGTTTAATTTGATGACAGAATATGATGGAGAATATGTAACAGATGGtgaaaattttgttatGGAAGCTGCTTCGTTAGCATTTTTAAGTGAATATCATCCTCGTATTGCTCCAAAgttacataaaatattatatgaagtTGATAGTAATAATTTAGATAATCTTAGTAATCTTATTCCATCTGAATCTATGTTTGGTAATTTAACTGTATTTAATAGTGTACTAGCAGAAaggttaaaaaataatatcaatGGGAATATTGTTCTTGTTTCTGAATTTTTCAGTGAAGATATTCTTGATTTTATTGATAGAAGACAAAAGaattttaatatgaaaattagtaataatgaaaaaagttatattctttatcaATGTTTGAAATTGTTAATAAGATTACATGATGCAGGTTTATCACATTTGGACCTAACTccagaaaatatattaatatcagATAATTATGAAATGCGTTTGTGTGATTTATCAAAAAGTACacctatatatacatataatttgaGGCACATAAAAGATGCCAAtcgtttatatttatttgaatcaTGTGAACCAACAATTGCAAAGGGGGCATATATGCCTCCTGAATGTTGGAAAATTTATTGGAAATATGATACtatgaaaattaaaaatccATTGAAAGATTTAAAATCTATAACAGAccaagaaaaaagaaaacaattttaCTTTGACGTTGCAAATGCTGATAAGTTTATGCTTggtgtttttttcttttggaTATGGACTAACGGAAATTTGTGGAAATGTTCCGATCCATTACAAGATGAAGATTTTTTCTACTTTGTAAAATGTGACATGAATTTTGATAAGTTTGAGCTAACTAGAAAATGGCCGAGCGAACTCAAAAGTATTATTAAG GGATTACTACACGCAGAAACACGAAAGAAGCTGAACTTAAAGGACATGATCATGCACCCTTGGTGGTCATGCAAATTATAA
- a CDS encoding N-acetyltransferase, GNAT family, putative (term=annotation;date=20171231;qualifier=removed_product=acetyltransferase, putative;qualifier=added_product=n-acetyltransferase, gnat family, putative;qualifier=added_literature=pmid:29284196;curatorName=ucb@sanger.ac.uk;~pfam_scan;Pfam:PF00583.20; E()=4.6E-11;score=42.7;query 120-202;description=Acetyltransf_1;~iprscan;InterPro:IPR016181 : Acyl-CoA N-acyltransferase;Superfamily:SSF55729; score=4.63E-19;query 88-225;description=Acyl-CoA N-acyltransferase;~iprscan;InterPro:IPR000182 : GCN5-related N-acetyltransferase;Prosite:PS51186; score=15.79;query 71-225;description=GNAT domain;~iprscan;InterPro:IPR000182 : GCN5-related N-acetyltransferase;Pfam:PF00583; score=7.5E-12;query 115-200;description=GNAT domain), with the protein MTPNLSSIHKIENKRDADCDNSMNRVSLNNNDLELEKSNDELKGDDLDNEMGGDLIKNNIYHTMIINNKKIDIHQYDTFPKAHLNSVYKLLSSELSEPYNIFLLKTILKNYSKIALMSLYNEECVGVVISKITTKCKNNESSIFGYICMIAVDKSVRKCGLGSYLLNESIKLMQNLYGINEVQLEAEATNIPTLRFYEQNEFIKVKRKPNYYLSGSDAFKLKKIL; encoded by the exons atgacTCCAAATCTTTCATcaattcataaaatagaaAACAAGCGTGACGCAGATTGTGATAACTCGATGAATAGAGTGTCtctaaataataatgatttagaattagaaaaaagtAACGATGAATTAAAAGGAGACGATTTAGATAATGAAATGGGGGGTGatcttataaaaaataacatttaTCATACAAtgattattaataataagaaaattGATATTCATCAATATGATACATTCCCTAAAGCGCATTTAAATAGTGTATATAAGTTATTGAGCAGTGAATTATCAGAaccatataatatatttttacttaaaacaatattaaaGAATTATAGCAAAATTGCATTAATG TCTTTATACAATGAAGAATGTGTAGGTGTAGTAATATCCAAAATTACAACGAAGTGTAAAAATAACGAATCGTCTATTTTtggatatatat GTATGATAGCTGTGGATAAATCTGTCAGGAAGTGTGGTTTag gttcatatttattaaatgaaagTATAAAACTAATGCAAAACTTGTATGGAATAAACGAg GTTCAACTTGAGGCAGAAGCTACGAACATTCCTACATTAC GattttatgaacaaaatgaGTTTATTAAGGTAAAAAGGAAACCGAATTATTACTTAAGTGGTTCTGATGCattcaaattaaaaaaaatattataa
- a CDS encoding conserved Plasmodium protein, unknown function (query 983-983;GPI_cleavage_site_score=2.4940002) yields the protein MIKIYPYPFSKYVKSLPDPPPHKSREIRKFECKKYENDYKWLVEAKNNLKKCFHLCNACSKKFNYMRCLVKNSNVHYEYILNDRILKNAIKHDDEKEHRENICNKNLCDDKNIDIQSHDIKSNILKIANNRLKCNMQSNKTNPSEKSIKDNSIIFSNSLNPNENDTLSFNDDVFIFLDSYSSYHKQNEDTYDNTKLQNISCLKYADNMPSQYEIGDMIIHIKRYFKNDISYFACKHLTMDDVCNLKDENNNYDNISVYIYDNNREHSMNDCMINMSEGSEVYDLSQLSPMNIIDGNEENDLPNNLDSIWMKQYGNKSFLDKNYLNEHTKEKKISIENINENDKLYNISYFYNKKNFNNLMSLKGIKHNEDFINNIYETEIVGKKVHDSKNRVTIKNGKEQNDNYEDNPNIKNYEIEVKSFDIDETERALNLKLLEHIIKNKIPKKHKENELDIRMNIPHFHTKENSKTLKKNQITFSNYDALYAKEIYDHIKDNKSEHREVKNNKTSLNKKKTENAKIVNSYNLNDLCEKKYISDVNGDNIGKINRYKIKNGKGDNIDKTYVCAKNNFSEELDDASIISKNNTCNTLNEKYEVDLKKCPNCTDSSSKNSIEETNYDSTKGYSYHLNKNNVSVSTKKENISLINFNKPISNCINNKINLDKLNSNENEVFGKYKLNNNHLKHKESTDKNKTKNNDIHSIYKKSKEIREQKSKKYINKIISNSNLIFDKEKDEKKDEENESRQNIGRKKKHDTERKNKLNNILNICSIPNNINIHNKISTSDIEKIKLDSNKIVYINNNYFFNVKKNNYIDQCNTETANNSMNYNIQKIDFQLCKNKNDIYCFKYMSNVLSNNGLSKESILNEKVESNILKGNHDKFNEIRKKYLLKKYLNEVLNKKNLHSINRRIHNVPNINRQNLSNNKIGKNIYDKNCIHTEKIEGNLYIKHKLNENQKNKKRNIKLEKAPESPKEQEKIPKPLASQLEVNSSSHLKKTPSYPFEEID from the coding sequence atgataaaaatatatccttACCCTTTTAGTAAATATGTCAAATCGTTGCCAGATCCTCCGCCTCATAAATCACGAGAAATAAGGAAATTtgaatgtaaaaaatatgaaaatgattataaatGGCTGGTTGAAGCCAAAAATAATCTAAAGAAATGTTTCCATCTATGCAATGCAtgttcaaaaaaatttaattatatgagGTGCTTGGTAAAAAACTCAAATGTACactatgaatatattttgaacgACCGAATTTTAAAGAATGCAATAAAGCATGATGATGAAAAGGAGCATAGAGagaatatatgtaataaaaacttgtgtgatgataaaaatattgatattCAATCCCATGACATAAAAAGCAACATACTTAAGATAGCTAATAATCGATTGAAATGTAATATGCAaagtaataaaacaaatccAAGCGAAAAATCAATAAAAGACAatagtataatatttaGCAACTCTTTAAATCccaatgaaaatgatactttatcatttaatgatgatgtatttatattcttagATAGTTATTCAAGTTATcacaaacaaaatgaagataCTTACGATAACacaaaattacaaaatattagcTGTTTAAAATATGCTGATAATATGCCATCACAGTATGAAATTGGTGATAtgataatacatataaaaagatattttaaaaatgacaTTTCGTATTTTGCTTGTAAACATCTTACGATGGATGATGTATGCAATTTGAAGGATgaaaacaataattatgataatataagcGTATATAtctatgataataatagagAGCATTCTATGAATGATTGtatgataaatatgagTGAGGGGAGCGAAGTGTATGATTTATCACAGCTGAGTCctatgaatataattgaCGGAAACGAAGAAAATGATCTCCCAAATAATTTGGATTCCATATGGATGAAACaatatggaaataaatcttttttagacaaaaattatttaaatgagcataccaaagaaaaaaaaatcagtATCGAAAacattaatgaaaatgacaaattatataatatttcctatttttacaataaaaaGAACTTTAATAACTTAATGAGCTTAAAGGGTATAAAACATAATGAGGatttcataaataatatatacgaAACTGAAATAGTTGGTAAAAAAGTTCATGACTCAAAGAATCGTGtaactataaaaaatggcaAGGAACAAAATGACAATTATGAGGATAAtccaaatataaaaaactatGAAATAGAAGTAAAATCTTTTGACATAGATGAAACAGAAAGGGCtcttaatttaaaattattagaacatataataaaaaacaaaattcccaaaaaacataaagaaaatgaattagACATAAGAATGAATATCCCACATTTTCATACTAaagaaaattcaaaaactttaaaaaaaaatcagatAACATTTTCGAATTATGATGCATTATATGCAAAGGAAATATATGATCatataaaagataataaatcaGAGCACAGGGAAgttaaaaacaataaaacaTCCTTAAATAAGAAGAAAACTGAAAATGCTAAAATTGTAAACtcatataatttgaatgatttatgtgaaaaaaaatatatctccGATGTAAATGGAGATAATATAGGTAAGATTAACAGATataagataaaaaatggaaaaggtgataatattgataaaaCATATGTATGTGCTAAAAACAACTTTAGTGAAGAGCTTGATGATGCTAGTATAATTTCTAAAAACAATACATGTAATacattaaatgaaaaatatgaagtggatttaaaaaaatgtccCAATTGTACAGATTCTTCGagtaaaaatagtattgAGGAAACTAATTATGATAGTACAAAAGGATATAGCTATCACCtgaacaaaaataatgtatctGTGTctacaaaaaaagaaaatatttcattaatcAACTTTAATAAGCCTATATCAAACTGtattaataacaaaattaatttagataaattaaatagcAATGAAAATGAGGtttttggaaaatataaactaaataataatcatttaaaaCACAAAGAATCTactgataaaaataaaacaaaaaataatgacatacattccatatataaaaaatcgaaaGAAATACGTGAACAGAAatccaaaaaatatataaataaaatcattTCAAATTccaatttaatatttgataaagaaaaagacGAGAAAAAAGATGAGGAAAATGAGTCAAGGCAAAACATTGgtaggaaaaaaaaacatgacACAgaacgaaaaaataaattaaataacatcttaaatatatgctcCATtcctaataatataaatattcataataaaatatctacatctgatatagaaaaaataaaattggatAGTAATAAgatagtatatattaacaacaactatttttttaacgttaaaaaaaataactataTTGATCAATGCAATACAGAGACTGCAAATAATTCaatgaattataatattcaaaaaatagatTTTCAACTTtgtaaaaacaaaaacgatatttattgttttaagTATATGAGCAAtgttttatcaaataatgGTTTGTCTAAAGAATCGATTCTTAATGAGAAAGTTGagtcaaatattttaaagggTAACCACGATAAATTCAATGaaatacgaaaaaaatacttattaaaaaaatatttaaatgaagttttgaataaaaaaaatttacattcTATTAATCGTAGGATTCATAATGTACCAAATATTAATAGACAAAATCTAagtaataacaaaataggGAAGAacatatatgataaaaattgtatacacaccgaaaaaattgaaggtaatttatatataaaacacaaacttaatgaaaatcaaaaaaataaaaagaggaatattaaattagaaaaagCTCCTGAATCACCAAAAGAACAAGAAAAAATACCGAAACCATTAGCTAGTCAACTCGAAGTTAATTCATCTtcacatttaaaaaaaacaccaTCTTATCCATTTGAAGAAATTGACTAA
- a CDS encoding IMC-associated apicomplexan protein, putative (term=annotation;date=20140917;qualifier=added_gene_name=GAMER;qualifier=adder_literature=pmid:25225164;qualifier=removed_product=conserved plasmodium protein, unknown function;qualifier=added_product=gamete release protein, putative;curatorName=ucb@sanger.ac.uk;~term=annotation;date=20150601;qualifier=added_literature=PMID:26018192;qualifier=added_product=imc-associated apicomplexan protein, putative;qualifier=added_gene_synonym=iaap;curatorName=ucb@sanger.ac.uk;~;query 77-77;GPI_cleavage_site_score=0.172): MEGEFNGFLPPNKDMPIPDGMKIIPGNPNDDSTPYVRNYKVNPIINEGHFQMNIGGQVPSSWSMNQIAHYVKFAGPSDSVFADKAKELLRERGYDI, translated from the coding sequence atggaagGAGAATTCAACGGATTTTTACCACCAAATAAAGACATGCCCATACCAGATgggatgaaaataataccaGGAAATCCAAATGATGATTCAACTCCATATGTTAGAAATTATAAAGTAAAcccaataataaatgaaggACATTTTCAAATGAATATCGGAGGTCAAGTCCCATCATCGTGGTCAATGAACCAAATAGCACACTATGTAAAATTTGCTGGACCATCTGATAGTGTATTTGCTGACAAGGCTAAAGAGTTATTACGCGAAAGGGGTTATGATATATAG